A genomic stretch from Physeter macrocephalus isolate SW-GA chromosome 12, ASM283717v5, whole genome shotgun sequence includes:
- the FHL2 gene encoding four and a half LIM domains protein 2 isoform X6: protein MTERFDCRHCQDSLLGRKYILREEQPYCVACFEALFASTCEECGKLIGCDCKDLSYKDRHWHEACFHCSRCRGSLVDKPFAAKEDQLLCTDCYSQEYSSRCQECKKSIMPGSVAAGSSAKAPVRWNTRVAAGTRPASSAIAASSPSAPRASSRRTARTSAFPAMKGSMPCSAFSAKSPSPAGASRTGSSPGTASASCAPPARSRCRASASRPATSSPTAWAASATCTPRSAPAAPAPSAGPWGPDRPPVL, encoded by the exons ATGACCGAGCGCTTCGACTGCCGCCACTGCCAGGACTCCCTCCTCGGCAGGAAGTACATCCTGCGGGAGGAGCAGCCCTACTGCGTGGCCTGCTTCGAGGCCCTCTTCGCCAGCACGTGCGAGGAGTGCGGCAAGCTGATCGGCTGCGACTGCAAG GACTTGTCCTACAAGGACCGGCACTGGCACGAGGCCTGTTTCCACTGCTCGCGGTGCAGGGGCTCCCTTGTGGACAAGCCGTTCGCCGCCAAGGAGGACCAGCTGCTCTGCACCGACTGCTACTCACAGGAGTACTCGTCCCGCTGCCAGGAGTGCAAGAAGAGCATCATGCCAG GCTCGGTGGCAGCTGGTTCCAGTGCCAAG GCACCCGTAAGATGGAATACAAGGGTAGCAGCTGGCACGAGACCTGCTTCATCTGCCATCGCTGCCAGCAGCCCATCGGCACCAAGAGCTTCATCCCGAAGGACGGCCAGAACTTCTGCGTTCCCTGCTATGAAAGGCAGTATGCCTTGCAGTGCGTTCAGTGCAAAAAG CCCATCACCAGCGGGGGCGTCACGTACCGGGAGCAGCCCTGGCACCGCGAGTGCTTCGTGTGCACCGCCTGCAAGAAGCCGCTGTCGGGCCAGCGCTTCACGTCCCGCGACGAGTTCGCCTACTGCCTGGGCTGCTTCTGCGACCTGTACGCCAAGAAGTGCGCCGGCTGCGCCAGCCCCATCAGCG GGGCCTTGGGGGCCGGACAGACCACCTGTGTTGTAA
- the FHL2 gene encoding four and a half LIM domains protein 2 isoform X1 — MSRKRHWILPGWFSQDSFIRATLVPWTYTEQSLPEDDHLELNAQAVLLVTESPVFRSPGWHCDFGVAEIRCQHDRALRLPPLPGLPPRQEVHPAGGAALLRGLLRGPLRQHVRGVRQADRLRLQGLVLQGPALARGLFPLLAVQGLPCGQAVRRQGGPAALHRLLLTGVLVPLPGVQEEHHARLGGSWFQCQGTRKMEYKGSSWHETCFICHRCQQPIGTKSFIPKDGQNFCVPCYERQYALQCVQCKKPITSGGVTYREQPWHRECFVCTACKKPLSGQRFTSRDEFAYCLGCFCDLYAKKCAGCASPISGLGGTKYISFEERQWHNDCFNCKKCSLSLVGRGFLTERDDILCPDCGKDI, encoded by the exons GCAGAAAGAGACATTGGATACTTCCTGGGTGGTTTTCTCAGGACAGTTTTATCAGAGCCACATTGGTCCCGTGGACTTATACTGAGCAGTCACTTCCTGAAGATGACCACCTTGAACTGAACGCACAAGCCGTTCTCCTAGTGACTGAGAGCCCAGTCTTCCGGAGTCCAGGCTGGCATTGTGACTTTGGG GTGGCAGAAATCCGGTGCCAGCATGACCGAGCGCTTCGACTGCCGCCACTGCCAGGACTCCCTCCTCGGCAGGAAGTACATCCTGCGGGAGGAGCAGCCCTACTGCGTGGCCTGCTTCGAGGCCCTCTTCGCCAGCACGTGCGAGGAGTGCGGCAAGCTGATCGGCTGCGACTGCAAG GACTTGTCCTACAAGGACCGGCACTGGCACGAGGCCTGTTTCCACTGCTCGCGGTGCAGGGGCTCCCTTGTGGACAAGCCGTTCGCCGCCAAGGAGGACCAGCTGCTCTGCACCGACTGCTACTCACAGGAGTACTCGTCCCGCTGCCAGGAGTGCAAGAAGAGCATCATGCCAG GCTCGGTGGCAGCTGGTTCCAGTGCCAAG GCACCCGTAAGATGGAATACAAGGGTAGCAGCTGGCACGAGACCTGCTTCATCTGCCATCGCTGCCAGCAGCCCATCGGCACCAAGAGCTTCATCCCGAAGGACGGCCAGAACTTCTGCGTTCCCTGCTATGAAAGGCAGTATGCCTTGCAGTGCGTTCAGTGCAAAAAG CCCATCACCAGCGGGGGCGTCACGTACCGGGAGCAGCCCTGGCACCGCGAGTGCTTCGTGTGCACCGCCTGCAAGAAGCCGCTGTCGGGCCAGCGCTTCACGTCCCGCGACGAGTTCGCCTACTGCCTGGGCTGCTTCTGCGACCTGTACGCCAAGAAGTGCGCCGGCTGCGCCAGCCCCATCAGCG GACTGGGCGGTACCAAGTACATCTCCTTCGAGGAACGGCAGTGGCACAACGACTGCTTTAACTGCAAGAAGTGCTCGCTGTCGCTGGTGGGGCGAGGCTTCCTCACGGAGAGGGACGACATCCTGTGCCCTGACTGCGGGAAGGACATCTGA
- the FHL2 gene encoding four and a half LIM domains protein 2 isoform X7, translated as MEYKGSSWHETCFICHRCQQPIGTKSFIPKDGQNFCVPCYERQYALQCVQCKKPITSGGVTYREQPWHRECFVCTACKKPLSGQRFTSRDEFAYCLGCFCDLYAKKCAGCASPISGLGGTKYISFEERQWHNDCFNCKKCSLSLVGRGFLTERDDILCPDCGKDI; from the exons ATGGAATACAAGGGTAGCAGCTGGCACGAGACCTGCTTCATCTGCCATCGCTGCCAGCAGCCCATCGGCACCAAGAGCTTCATCCCGAAGGACGGCCAGAACTTCTGCGTTCCCTGCTATGAAAGGCAGTATGCCTTGCAGTGCGTTCAGTGCAAAAAG CCCATCACCAGCGGGGGCGTCACGTACCGGGAGCAGCCCTGGCACCGCGAGTGCTTCGTGTGCACCGCCTGCAAGAAGCCGCTGTCGGGCCAGCGCTTCACGTCCCGCGACGAGTTCGCCTACTGCCTGGGCTGCTTCTGCGACCTGTACGCCAAGAAGTGCGCCGGCTGCGCCAGCCCCATCAGCG GACTGGGCGGTACCAAGTACATCTCCTTCGAGGAACGGCAGTGGCACAACGACTGCTTTAACTGCAAGAAGTGCTCGCTGTCGCTGGTGGGGCGAGGCTTCCTCACGGAGAGGGACGACATCCTGTGCCCTGACTGCGGGAAGGACATCTGA
- the FHL2 gene encoding four and a half LIM domains protein 2 isoform X2: MSRKRHWILPGWFSQDSFIRATLVPWTYTEQSLPEDDHLELNAQAVLLVTESPVFRSPGWHCDFGVAEIRCQHDRALRLPPLPGLPPRQEVHPAGGAALLRGLLRGPLRQHVRGVRQADRLRLQGLVLQGPALARGLFPLLAVQGLPCGQAVRRQGGPAALHRLLLTGVLVPLPGVQEEHHARLGGSWFQCQGTRKMEYKGSSWHETCFICHRCQQPIGTKSFIPKDGQNFCVPCYERQYALQCVQCKKPITSGGVTYREQPWHRECFVCTACKKPLSGQRFTSRDEFAYCLGCFCDLYAKKCAGCASPISGALGAGQTTCVVTGGQRTLNI, translated from the exons GCAGAAAGAGACATTGGATACTTCCTGGGTGGTTTTCTCAGGACAGTTTTATCAGAGCCACATTGGTCCCGTGGACTTATACTGAGCAGTCACTTCCTGAAGATGACCACCTTGAACTGAACGCACAAGCCGTTCTCCTAGTGACTGAGAGCCCAGTCTTCCGGAGTCCAGGCTGGCATTGTGACTTTGGG GTGGCAGAAATCCGGTGCCAGCATGACCGAGCGCTTCGACTGCCGCCACTGCCAGGACTCCCTCCTCGGCAGGAAGTACATCCTGCGGGAGGAGCAGCCCTACTGCGTGGCCTGCTTCGAGGCCCTCTTCGCCAGCACGTGCGAGGAGTGCGGCAAGCTGATCGGCTGCGACTGCAAG GACTTGTCCTACAAGGACCGGCACTGGCACGAGGCCTGTTTCCACTGCTCGCGGTGCAGGGGCTCCCTTGTGGACAAGCCGTTCGCCGCCAAGGAGGACCAGCTGCTCTGCACCGACTGCTACTCACAGGAGTACTCGTCCCGCTGCCAGGAGTGCAAGAAGAGCATCATGCCAG GCTCGGTGGCAGCTGGTTCCAGTGCCAAG GCACCCGTAAGATGGAATACAAGGGTAGCAGCTGGCACGAGACCTGCTTCATCTGCCATCGCTGCCAGCAGCCCATCGGCACCAAGAGCTTCATCCCGAAGGACGGCCAGAACTTCTGCGTTCCCTGCTATGAAAGGCAGTATGCCTTGCAGTGCGTTCAGTGCAAAAAG CCCATCACCAGCGGGGGCGTCACGTACCGGGAGCAGCCCTGGCACCGCGAGTGCTTCGTGTGCACCGCCTGCAAGAAGCCGCTGTCGGGCCAGCGCTTCACGTCCCGCGACGAGTTCGCCTACTGCCTGGGCTGCTTCTGCGACCTGTACGCCAAGAAGTGCGCCGGCTGCGCCAGCCCCATCAGCG GGGCCTTGGGGGCCGGACAGACCACCTGTGTTGTAACAGGTGGCCAACGTACCTTAAACATTTGA
- the FHL2 gene encoding four and a half LIM domains protein 2 isoform X3, whose protein sequence is MYSDTELPPAKFLKVSLKLTPASRVAEIRCQHDRALRLPPLPGLPPRQEVHPAGGAALLRGLLRGPLRQHVRGVRQADRLRLQGLVLQGPALARGLFPLLAVQGLPCGQAVRRQGGPAALHRLLLTGVLVPLPGVQEEHHARLGGSWFQCQGTRKMEYKGSSWHETCFICHRCQQPIGTKSFIPKDGQNFCVPCYERQYALQCVQCKKPITSGGVTYREQPWHRECFVCTACKKPLSGQRFTSRDEFAYCLGCFCDLYAKKCAGCASPISGLGGTKYISFEERQWHNDCFNCKKCSLSLVGRGFLTERDDILCPDCGKDI, encoded by the exons ATGTACTCGGACACAGAGCTGCCCCCAgctaagtttttaaaagtatcattgAAACTTACACCCGCTTCAAGG GTGGCAGAAATCCGGTGCCAGCATGACCGAGCGCTTCGACTGCCGCCACTGCCAGGACTCCCTCCTCGGCAGGAAGTACATCCTGCGGGAGGAGCAGCCCTACTGCGTGGCCTGCTTCGAGGCCCTCTTCGCCAGCACGTGCGAGGAGTGCGGCAAGCTGATCGGCTGCGACTGCAAG GACTTGTCCTACAAGGACCGGCACTGGCACGAGGCCTGTTTCCACTGCTCGCGGTGCAGGGGCTCCCTTGTGGACAAGCCGTTCGCCGCCAAGGAGGACCAGCTGCTCTGCACCGACTGCTACTCACAGGAGTACTCGTCCCGCTGCCAGGAGTGCAAGAAGAGCATCATGCCAG GCTCGGTGGCAGCTGGTTCCAGTGCCAAG GCACCCGTAAGATGGAATACAAGGGTAGCAGCTGGCACGAGACCTGCTTCATCTGCCATCGCTGCCAGCAGCCCATCGGCACCAAGAGCTTCATCCCGAAGGACGGCCAGAACTTCTGCGTTCCCTGCTATGAAAGGCAGTATGCCTTGCAGTGCGTTCAGTGCAAAAAG CCCATCACCAGCGGGGGCGTCACGTACCGGGAGCAGCCCTGGCACCGCGAGTGCTTCGTGTGCACCGCCTGCAAGAAGCCGCTGTCGGGCCAGCGCTTCACGTCCCGCGACGAGTTCGCCTACTGCCTGGGCTGCTTCTGCGACCTGTACGCCAAGAAGTGCGCCGGCTGCGCCAGCCCCATCAGCG GACTGGGCGGTACCAAGTACATCTCCTTCGAGGAACGGCAGTGGCACAACGACTGCTTTAACTGCAAGAAGTGCTCGCTGTCGCTGGTGGGGCGAGGCTTCCTCACGGAGAGGGACGACATCCTGTGCCCTGACTGCGGGAAGGACATCTGA
- the FHL2 gene encoding four and a half LIM domains protein 2 isoform X4 translates to MVAEIRCQHDRALRLPPLPGLPPRQEVHPAGGAALLRGLLRGPLRQHVRGVRQADRLRLQGLVLQGPALARGLFPLLAVQGLPCGQAVRRQGGPAALHRLLLTGVLVPLPGVQEEHHARLGGSWFQCQGTRKMEYKGSSWHETCFICHRCQQPIGTKSFIPKDGQNFCVPCYERQYALQCVQCKKPITSGGVTYREQPWHRECFVCTACKKPLSGQRFTSRDEFAYCLGCFCDLYAKKCAGCASPISGLGGTKYISFEERQWHNDCFNCKKCSLSLVGRGFLTERDDILCPDCGKDI, encoded by the exons ATG GTGGCAGAAATCCGGTGCCAGCATGACCGAGCGCTTCGACTGCCGCCACTGCCAGGACTCCCTCCTCGGCAGGAAGTACATCCTGCGGGAGGAGCAGCCCTACTGCGTGGCCTGCTTCGAGGCCCTCTTCGCCAGCACGTGCGAGGAGTGCGGCAAGCTGATCGGCTGCGACTGCAAG GACTTGTCCTACAAGGACCGGCACTGGCACGAGGCCTGTTTCCACTGCTCGCGGTGCAGGGGCTCCCTTGTGGACAAGCCGTTCGCCGCCAAGGAGGACCAGCTGCTCTGCACCGACTGCTACTCACAGGAGTACTCGTCCCGCTGCCAGGAGTGCAAGAAGAGCATCATGCCAG GCTCGGTGGCAGCTGGTTCCAGTGCCAAG GCACCCGTAAGATGGAATACAAGGGTAGCAGCTGGCACGAGACCTGCTTCATCTGCCATCGCTGCCAGCAGCCCATCGGCACCAAGAGCTTCATCCCGAAGGACGGCCAGAACTTCTGCGTTCCCTGCTATGAAAGGCAGTATGCCTTGCAGTGCGTTCAGTGCAAAAAG CCCATCACCAGCGGGGGCGTCACGTACCGGGAGCAGCCCTGGCACCGCGAGTGCTTCGTGTGCACCGCCTGCAAGAAGCCGCTGTCGGGCCAGCGCTTCACGTCCCGCGACGAGTTCGCCTACTGCCTGGGCTGCTTCTGCGACCTGTACGCCAAGAAGTGCGCCGGCTGCGCCAGCCCCATCAGCG GACTGGGCGGTACCAAGTACATCTCCTTCGAGGAACGGCAGTGGCACAACGACTGCTTTAACTGCAAGAAGTGCTCGCTGTCGCTGGTGGGGCGAGGCTTCCTCACGGAGAGGGACGACATCCTGTGCCCTGACTGCGGGAAGGACATCTGA
- the FHL2 gene encoding four and a half LIM domains protein 2 isoform X5: MTERFDCRHCQDSLLGRKYILREEQPYCVACFEALFASTCEECGKLIGCDCKDLSYKDRHWHEACFHCSRCRGSLVDKPFAAKEDQLLCTDCYSQEYSSRCQECKKSIMPGTRKMEYKGSSWHETCFICHRCQQPIGTKSFIPKDGQNFCVPCYERQYALQCVQCKKPITSGGVTYREQPWHRECFVCTACKKPLSGQRFTSRDEFAYCLGCFCDLYAKKCAGCASPISGLGGTKYISFEERQWHNDCFNCKKCSLSLVGRGFLTERDDILCPDCGKDI; the protein is encoded by the exons ATGACCGAGCGCTTCGACTGCCGCCACTGCCAGGACTCCCTCCTCGGCAGGAAGTACATCCTGCGGGAGGAGCAGCCCTACTGCGTGGCCTGCTTCGAGGCCCTCTTCGCCAGCACGTGCGAGGAGTGCGGCAAGCTGATCGGCTGCGACTGCAAG GACTTGTCCTACAAGGACCGGCACTGGCACGAGGCCTGTTTCCACTGCTCGCGGTGCAGGGGCTCCCTTGTGGACAAGCCGTTCGCCGCCAAGGAGGACCAGCTGCTCTGCACCGACTGCTACTCACAGGAGTACTCGTCCCGCTGCCAGGAGTGCAAGAAGAGCATCATGCCAG GCACCCGTAAGATGGAATACAAGGGTAGCAGCTGGCACGAGACCTGCTTCATCTGCCATCGCTGCCAGCAGCCCATCGGCACCAAGAGCTTCATCCCGAAGGACGGCCAGAACTTCTGCGTTCCCTGCTATGAAAGGCAGTATGCCTTGCAGTGCGTTCAGTGCAAAAAG CCCATCACCAGCGGGGGCGTCACGTACCGGGAGCAGCCCTGGCACCGCGAGTGCTTCGTGTGCACCGCCTGCAAGAAGCCGCTGTCGGGCCAGCGCTTCACGTCCCGCGACGAGTTCGCCTACTGCCTGGGCTGCTTCTGCGACCTGTACGCCAAGAAGTGCGCCGGCTGCGCCAGCCCCATCAGCG GACTGGGCGGTACCAAGTACATCTCCTTCGAGGAACGGCAGTGGCACAACGACTGCTTTAACTGCAAGAAGTGCTCGCTGTCGCTGGTGGGGCGAGGCTTCCTCACGGAGAGGGACGACATCCTGTGCCCTGACTGCGGGAAGGACATCTGA